One window of the Shewanella litorisediminis genome contains the following:
- a CDS encoding GNAT family N-acetyltransferase: protein MLTAPQLKATRLALRPLSQQDLAAFTLYRQQPEVARYQSWSDYDLGKAEALLNAQLGGTFGAADSWYQMAIVDKDTDALLGDLALHFIDDSQLEIGFTLAPQHQGHGLAKEAVACLLDWYLLQCSGHRVTAVCDVENLSSWRLLEALGFRREAHWIENTFFKGAWGSEYQYAMLAREWRQLRQ, encoded by the coding sequence ATGCTCACAGCCCCCCAACTTAAGGCGACGCGCCTGGCGCTGCGCCCACTGTCCCAACAAGATCTGGCTGCGTTCACCCTCTACCGCCAACAGCCAGAGGTGGCACGCTATCAAAGCTGGTCTGACTATGACTTGGGCAAGGCCGAAGCTTTGCTGAACGCACAGCTGGGCGGTACATTCGGCGCAGCCGATTCCTGGTATCAAATGGCCATTGTCGATAAAGACACAGATGCACTGCTGGGAGACCTGGCGCTGCATTTTATTGACGATAGCCAGCTGGAAATCGGTTTTACCCTCGCCCCACAACATCAGGGCCATGGCCTGGCAAAGGAAGCCGTGGCTTGTCTGCTGGATTGGTATTTGCTCCAATGCTCAGGGCACAGGGTTACGGCTGTCTGTGACGTGGAAAATCTGTCCAGTTGGCGGCTACTGGAAGCACTCGGCTTCAGACGTGAGGCCCACTGGATTGAGAATACCTTCTTCAAAGGCGCCTGGGGCTCTGAGTATCAATACGCCATGCTCGCCCGGGAATGGCGTCAGCTCAGACAATGA
- a CDS encoding PfkB family carbohydrate kinase produces MANVLLVANLNCDRILLLDKPLTSGGRFHYHDGGQRLGGGGANTGLGLVWAGHRVALVSQVGRDKVGDWLLAETSTAGIDCHLISRRPGNTCEMLLMMTPNGDRTIIRPQRPIFELPAPPRWQRWDVLYINSSAEGAVSWAKTALEHCLVVGQLAKDERQRPCHILITSASDLAGRASGDLWQYAKGIAGDSLQHFIVTDGAKGATAYSETGLLHVAARPANVVDTTGAGDVYAAGLIHGLVSGFNLQQAMEEAAIWAAIAVESESSTPGEALKDHLAEKESECHTTATKAP; encoded by the coding sequence ATGGCCAATGTTTTACTGGTAGCCAACCTCAACTGTGACCGCATCTTGCTGCTGGATAAGCCCCTGACCAGCGGCGGGCGCTTTCATTATCACGATGGTGGCCAGCGCCTGGGGGGCGGCGGCGCCAACACCGGCCTCGGGCTGGTATGGGCCGGACACAGGGTAGCCCTGGTCAGTCAGGTAGGCAGAGACAAGGTAGGCGACTGGCTGCTCGCCGAAACCAGCACCGCCGGTATCGATTGCCACCTCATTTCGCGCCGCCCCGGCAATACCTGTGAGATGTTGTTGATGATGACGCCAAACGGCGATCGCACCATCATTCGCCCCCAGAGACCCATTTTTGAGCTGCCGGCTCCGCCTCGGTGGCAGCGCTGGGACGTACTCTATATCAACTCGTCCGCAGAAGGGGCCGTCAGCTGGGCCAAAACGGCGCTGGAGCACTGCCTGGTGGTTGGGCAACTGGCCAAGGACGAGCGCCAGCGACCCTGCCATATCCTCATTACTTCGGCATCGGATCTCGCCGGCAGGGCTTCCGGTGACCTGTGGCAATATGCCAAAGGCATCGCCGGTGACAGCCTGCAACATTTCATCGTGACCGATGGCGCCAAAGGAGCCACGGCCTACAGCGAAACCGGTTTGCTGCATGTGGCTGCCAGACCCGCTAACGTGGTGGATACCACAGGGGCTGGTGATGTGTATGCGGCGGGACTGATCCATGGCCTGGTATCCGGGTTCAACCTGCAACAAGCCATGGAAGAGGCCGCCATTTGGGCGGCGATTGCGGTGGAAAGTGAAAGCTCTACCCCGGGTGAAGCACTCAAAGATCATCTGGCGGAAAAAGAATCAGAATGTCATACAACTGCAACCAAGGCGCCCTAA
- a CDS encoding GNAT family N-acetyltransferase, giving the protein MPSASCLALTPRLGLRRFTADDATNFYALNRDAEVLKYTGDLPFESPEAARDFILGYQHYRDHGFGRWAIQLHSGEFIGFCGLKQHGDASVDLGFRLMRRYWGRGLATEAARAAMILATDKYALTELIARAMAGNGASITLLGRLGFTSDPTLDAPPWLGFAANLTQGALVDDLALWRTTVTLTP; this is encoded by the coding sequence ATGCCCTCTGCATCCTGCCTTGCCCTGACCCCTAGATTGGGATTACGCCGCTTCACAGCCGATGATGCGACGAATTTTTACGCCTTGAACCGGGATGCTGAGGTACTCAAATACACGGGGGATCTGCCCTTTGAGAGCCCCGAGGCGGCCCGGGATTTTATCCTGGGCTATCAACATTACCGTGACCACGGCTTTGGCCGCTGGGCGATACAACTTCATTCAGGCGAGTTCATCGGCTTTTGCGGTTTGAAACAGCATGGGGATGCCAGTGTCGACCTGGGCTTCAGGTTAATGCGCAGGTATTGGGGCCGGGGGTTGGCAACCGAGGCAGCCAGAGCCGCCATGATACTGGCCACTGACAAGTATGCCCTGACTGAGCTGATTGCCCGCGCCATGGCGGGTAACGGCGCCAGTATCACCCTGCTCGGCCGGCTCGGCTTTACGTCGGATCCCACCCTGGATGCCCCACCCTGGCTGGGCTTTGCCGCCAATCTGACTCAAGGCGCCCTTGTGGATGACTTGGCGCTGTGGCGCACCACTGTTACTCTGACGCCCTGA
- a CDS encoding MOSC domain-containing protein, whose amino-acid sequence MSGTFISKSALYRGADSSQLGQISSGIAHKRREAILQVTSEGIVGDAQVDTRHHGGPDRAVHHFPREHYGEYRRRDMFRGFVDAPAMGENVSTVGLTEETLHIGDILSFGSTVLQVSQPRSPCFKLDLRFAYPGFALVMQTLGKSGWFYRVLEPGEITETDTLKLKERLSDISVANAMCWYFAAEFTETNYRRLLACPGLAQSWRNSLEKRLASGKIEDWRPRLMGPGSPA is encoded by the coding sequence TTGTCCGGCACATTCATCAGCAAATCTGCCCTCTATCGCGGCGCAGACAGTAGCCAACTCGGCCAGATATCCAGTGGTATTGCACACAAACGCCGTGAAGCAATACTGCAGGTTACGTCAGAAGGTATTGTGGGCGATGCCCAGGTGGATACCCGCCACCATGGCGGTCCTGACCGCGCCGTGCATCATTTTCCCCGGGAACATTACGGTGAGTATCGCCGAAGGGATATGTTCAGGGGTTTTGTGGATGCCCCTGCCATGGGCGAGAACGTCAGCACCGTTGGCCTGACGGAAGAAACACTGCACATCGGCGACATACTGAGCTTTGGCAGCACTGTGCTGCAGGTGTCTCAGCCCCGCTCTCCCTGTTTTAAGCTGGATTTACGCTTTGCCTACCCAGGCTTTGCGCTGGTGATGCAAACGCTGGGTAAAAGCGGCTGGTTTTACCGTGTGCTGGAGCCCGGCGAAATCACAGAAACCGACACGCTAAAGCTTAAGGAACGCCTGTCCGACATCAGTGTGGCAAACGCCATGTGTTGGTATTTTGCCGCCGAGTTTACTGAAACGAACTATCGGCGATTGCTGGCTTGCCCGGGCCTCGCTCAAAGCTGGCGAAACAGCCTGGAAAAACGCCTTGCCAGTGGCAAGATTGAAGACTGGCGCCCACGCTTGATGGGCCCGGGAAGTCCAGCCTGA
- a CDS encoding methyl-accepting chemotaxis protein → MNLNMLTIKQKILLTVSLAVILSTVAVGVLGQRSARDVVEQRMLGSEMPAKMLSIRNELEKDMVSLLNAAKQLADSRMLGKWLEQGRPEEDESRVVAQLQDVASQYQLAQASYADRETGAYYTQSGFLRVLTPEQDGWFFDYRSSGVQQSLNVFTEANGEVKLFINYQQLNGRGLAGLAKSLDAMVQRLKSFKLEESGFVYLVDAKGEVQLHSDPGKIRKATLNSLYGKSGSLLSKADFNYMEVEVDGQPMMVASSYLPSIDWYLVAQVPEAEVFALLDEAALKILFSTLLIALAFVVLSGFVASSVSKPIAAVARMFRDIGEGEGDLRQRLPVQGEDELAQLASGFNSFISKIQDSVVEVAQTSEQLGKSAIDVSRQAQQTLEDSQDQKDRTMQVVTAINEMGATVNEIAANAAQAAEAAKDADRASGSGQQVVTKARDTINQLSKDVSQVGEVIESLATHTKSIGSILDVIRAISEQTNLLALNAAIEAARAGEAGRGFAVVADEVRNLASRTAASTDEVQVMIDKLQSESARAVNAMSQSRSRSQEGVSAVDEASNTLSGISDQIGLISDMNIQVAAATEEQSTVVEDINRNVTEINDITQRTAATAQAAARASKDLNALATRLDQLVARFKV, encoded by the coding sequence ATGAACTTAAACATGCTTACCATCAAACAAAAGATTTTGCTCACAGTCTCACTGGCGGTCATCCTTTCCACCGTCGCGGTTGGGGTGTTGGGACAGCGCAGCGCCAGGGATGTGGTGGAGCAGCGTATGCTGGGCTCAGAAATGCCGGCCAAAATGCTGAGCATTCGTAACGAGCTCGAAAAAGACATGGTAAGCCTGCTCAACGCTGCCAAGCAGCTGGCCGACAGCCGCATGTTGGGTAAATGGCTGGAGCAGGGCCGTCCTGAGGAAGATGAGTCCAGAGTGGTGGCCCAGTTGCAGGATGTTGCCAGTCAATACCAGCTGGCGCAGGCCTCCTATGCCGACCGGGAAACCGGCGCCTACTATACCCAAAGTGGCTTTTTGCGGGTGTTAACCCCTGAGCAGGACGGTTGGTTTTTCGACTACCGCAGCAGCGGTGTGCAGCAAAGCCTGAATGTGTTTACCGAAGCCAACGGTGAAGTGAAGCTGTTTATCAACTATCAGCAGCTCAATGGCCGCGGCCTTGCCGGGCTGGCCAAGTCATTGGATGCCATGGTGCAGCGGCTCAAGTCTTTTAAGCTGGAAGAGTCCGGCTTTGTCTATCTGGTCGATGCCAAGGGCGAAGTGCAGCTGCACTCAGATCCCGGCAAAATCCGTAAGGCCACCCTCAACTCTTTGTATGGTAAAAGCGGCAGCTTGTTGTCCAAGGCCGATTTCAACTACATGGAAGTGGAAGTGGACGGCCAGCCCATGATGGTGGCCAGCAGCTATTTGCCCTCCATCGATTGGTATTTGGTGGCTCAGGTGCCGGAGGCCGAAGTGTTTGCCCTGCTGGATGAAGCCGCGTTGAAAATTCTATTTTCTACCCTGTTAATTGCACTGGCCTTTGTCGTGTTGTCGGGCTTCGTGGCCTCCAGTGTCAGTAAGCCCATCGCTGCCGTTGCCCGTATGTTCCGCGACATAGGCGAAGGCGAGGGGGACTTGCGCCAGCGTTTGCCTGTGCAGGGTGAAGATGAACTGGCGCAGCTTGCCAGCGGCTTTAACAGCTTCATCAGTAAAATACAGGACTCTGTGGTTGAAGTGGCCCAAACCAGCGAGCAGCTCGGAAAGTCGGCCATCGATGTGTCTCGTCAGGCACAGCAGACACTGGAAGACAGTCAGGATCAGAAAGATCGCACCATGCAGGTGGTGACCGCCATCAACGAGATGGGCGCCACAGTCAATGAAATTGCCGCCAATGCGGCCCAGGCAGCCGAAGCCGCCAAGGATGCGGACCGCGCCTCGGGTTCGGGTCAGCAAGTGGTGACCAAGGCCCGGGATACCATCAATCAGCTCTCCAAAGATGTGTCTCAGGTGGGTGAGGTGATTGAATCTCTGGCCACCCACACCAAGTCCATTGGCAGTATTCTGGATGTGATCCGCGCCATTTCAGAGCAAACCAACCTGCTGGCGCTCAACGCCGCCATTGAGGCCGCCCGGGCCGGGGAAGCCGGTCGTGGTTTTGCCGTGGTGGCCGACGAAGTGCGCAACCTGGCATCCCGCACGGCAGCCTCTACCGATGAGGTGCAGGTGATGATAGACAAGTTGCAATCCGAATCGGCCAGGGCCGTCAATGCCATGTCCCAGAGCCGCAGCCGCTCCCAGGAAGGGGTGTCGGCGGTGGATGAAGCCAGCAATACCCTGAGCGGCATTTCGGATCAGATTGGGCTTATCAGCGACATGAATATTCAGGTGGCCGCCGCGACAGAAGAGCAATCGACCGTGGTAGAGGATATCAACCGCAATGTGACCGAAATTAACGATATCACCCAGCGCACCGCGGCAACGGCACAGGCTGCGGCCCGTGCGAGCAAAGACCTCAACGCCCTTGCTACTCGCCTCGATCAGCTTGTGGCTCGCTTTAAGGTGTAA
- a CDS encoding electron transfer flavoprotein-ubiquinone oxidoreductase codes for MEREFMEFDVVIVGAGPAGLATACRLMQISRDAEKELTVCVVEKGSEVGAHILSGAVFEPNVLDELFPDWRETGAPLNTAVTHDEIHLLKSPHDGKLMPNAIVPKTMHNEGNYIISVGNLVRWLGGRAEELGVEIFPGFAASELLFNDDGSVKGILIGDMGIGANGEPKDSFMPGMELHAKYTVFAEGCRGHLGKQLIEKFHLDNGKTPQHYGLGFKELWKVPEGKHTPGLVVHTGGWPLTESKSSGGGFLYHMEDNQVVVGLIIDLNYQNPHLSPFDEFQRYKTHPVIAQYLEGGERISYGARAITKGGLNSLPKMSFPGGLLIGCDAGTLNFAKIKGTHTAMKSGIVAAETLAEALFVGVEGGKDLDCFQERFEHSWLGDELHRSRNFGPAMHKFGTFLGGAFNFIDQNLFGGKLPITLRDDKVDHAQMGLASDYPKIDYPKADGKLSFDKLSSVYLSNTFHEEDQPCHLRLKDAAIPLAVNLPKFDEPAQRYCPAGVYEVVEEAGEKKFVINGQNCIHCKTCDIKDPSQNITWVTPEGSGGPNYPNM; via the coding sequence ATGGAACGCGAATTCATGGAGTTCGATGTTGTTATCGTGGGTGCAGGTCCTGCCGGATTGGCAACAGCCTGCCGCTTAATGCAGATTAGCCGTGATGCAGAAAAGGAATTGACCGTTTGCGTGGTCGAAAAAGGCTCAGAGGTTGGTGCGCATATTTTATCGGGTGCCGTGTTTGAGCCCAACGTGCTTGACGAGCTGTTTCCTGACTGGCGCGAAACGGGCGCACCGCTTAACACCGCCGTGACCCATGATGAAATCCATCTGCTCAAGTCCCCCCATGACGGCAAACTGATGCCCAACGCCATAGTGCCCAAAACCATGCACAATGAAGGCAACTACATCATCAGTGTGGGCAACCTGGTGCGCTGGCTGGGCGGTCGCGCCGAAGAGTTGGGCGTAGAAATCTTCCCGGGCTTTGCCGCCAGCGAACTCCTGTTCAATGACGATGGCAGCGTTAAAGGCATCCTTATCGGTGATATGGGTATTGGCGCCAATGGCGAGCCCAAAGACAGCTTTATGCCCGGTATGGAGCTGCACGCCAAATACACCGTCTTCGCGGAAGGCTGTCGTGGCCATCTGGGTAAGCAACTGATTGAAAAGTTTCATCTGGACAACGGCAAGACCCCGCAACACTACGGTTTAGGCTTCAAAGAACTGTGGAAAGTACCCGAAGGCAAGCACACGCCGGGTCTGGTAGTGCATACCGGTGGCTGGCCATTGACCGAGTCCAAGTCATCCGGTGGCGGCTTCCTCTATCATATGGAAGACAACCAGGTGGTGGTTGGCCTCATCATCGACCTGAATTACCAAAATCCGCACCTGAGCCCCTTCGATGAGTTCCAGCGTTACAAGACCCATCCTGTGATTGCCCAGTATCTGGAAGGCGGCGAGCGTATTTCTTACGGCGCCCGTGCCATTACCAAGGGTGGTCTGAACTCTCTGCCCAAGATGAGTTTCCCCGGTGGCCTTTTGATTGGCTGTGACGCCGGCACCCTGAACTTTGCCAAGATTAAAGGCACCCATACTGCCATGAAGAGTGGCATAGTCGCGGCGGAAACCCTGGCGGAAGCCCTGTTTGTTGGGGTTGAAGGGGGTAAGGATCTGGATTGCTTCCAGGAGCGCTTTGAGCACAGCTGGCTCGGTGACGAGCTGCACCGCTCCCGTAACTTTGGTCCGGCCATGCACAAGTTCGGTACCTTCCTGGGCGGCGCCTTCAACTTTATCGACCAGAACCTCTTTGGCGGTAAGTTGCCCATTACCCTGCGTGACGACAAAGTGGATCACGCGCAAATGGGGCTGGCGAGCGATTATCCCAAAATCGACTACCCCAAGGCAGATGGCAAATTGAGCTTCGACAAGCTCTCTTCCGTTTACCTGTCCAACACCTTCCATGAAGAAGATCAGCCCTGTCATCTGCGCCTCAAGGATGCCGCTATTCCGCTGGCGGTTAACCTGCCCAAGTTTGACGAGCCGGCGCAGCGTTACTGTCCGGCTGGCGTATATGAAGTGGTCGAAGAAGCGGGTGAAAAGAAGTTTGTCATCAACGGCCAAAACTGCATCCACTGCAAGACCTGTGATATCAAGGATCCCAGCCAGAACATTACCTGGGTGACTCCCGAGGGCTCCGGCGGCCCCAACTATCCCAATATGTAA
- the moaA gene encoding GTP 3',8-cyclase MoaA, which produces MSQLQDSFGRKFHYLRMSVTDVCNFKCSYCLPDGYHPDGRPSFLTLSEIDNLIAAFSKAGTRKVRITGGEPTLRKDFTDIIRVIADNKAITTLATTTNGYRLEQHAKEWFDAGLRRINVSVDSLDPRMFYQITGENKFDTVMRGIDAALNAGFERVKINAVLLKGLNDKDLPRFLHWIKNTPIDLRFIELMETGLGRDYFQAHHLPGSQIQQHLLANGWQLDERGAEDGPAQNFSHSDYQGRIGLIMPYEKNFCATCNRLRVSAKGKLHLCLFTEQGLDLRDLLQSPEQQPALLARLEDQLRLKKETHFLHQGITGVTQHLASIGG; this is translated from the coding sequence ATGTCTCAACTTCAAGACAGCTTTGGTCGTAAGTTTCACTATTTGCGGATGTCGGTTACCGACGTTTGCAACTTCAAATGCAGCTATTGTCTGCCCGACGGCTACCACCCAGATGGTAGGCCGAGTTTCCTCACTCTGAGTGAAATAGACAATCTGATCGCGGCCTTTTCCAAGGCCGGAACCCGCAAGGTGCGCATCACCGGCGGTGAGCCAACCCTGCGCAAAGACTTTACCGACATCATCCGGGTCATAGCCGACAACAAGGCCATCACCACCCTGGCAACCACCACCAACGGTTACCGTTTGGAGCAACACGCCAAAGAATGGTTTGATGCGGGATTACGCCGGATCAATGTGTCGGTGGACAGTCTGGATCCCAGAATGTTTTATCAGATCACCGGCGAAAACAAATTCGATACCGTAATGCGGGGCATAGATGCCGCCCTGAACGCCGGCTTCGAGCGGGTAAAGATCAACGCCGTGCTGCTTAAAGGCCTCAACGACAAAGATTTACCCCGCTTCCTCCATTGGATCAAAAACACACCCATCGACCTGCGTTTTATCGAACTGATGGAAACCGGTCTTGGCCGTGACTATTTCCAGGCTCATCACCTGCCCGGCAGCCAGATTCAACAACATCTGCTTGCCAATGGCTGGCAGTTGGACGAACGCGGCGCCGAAGACGGCCCTGCACAAAACTTCAGTCACAGCGATTATCAGGGCCGCATCGGGCTCATCATGCCCTACGAAAAGAACTTCTGCGCCACCTGTAACCGGCTGCGGGTATCGGCCAAGGGCAAGCTGCATCTGTGCCTCTTCACAGAGCAGGGACTGGATCTGAGGGATCTGCTGCAAAGTCCTGAGCAGCAACCCGCGCTGCTGGCAAGGCTCGAAGACCAGCTCAGGCTCAAGAAAGAGACCCATTTCCTGCATCAGGGCATTACCGGCGTAACCCAACATCTTGCGTCCATTGGCGGCTGA
- the moaB gene encoding molybdenum cofactor biosynthesis protein B encodes MGHCRETEFNPLNIAVLTLSDTRDESNDTSGAFLADALTEAGHRLVARRIIKDDKYLIRAQISAWIADPEVQVVISTGGTGFSGRDNTPDAVMPLFDKAIEGFGELFRYLSFQELGTSTVQSRALGGVANGTAIFCLPGSTGACRTAWRGILSEQLDARHRPCNFVAHLKSAKEMPSS; translated from the coding sequence ATGGGACACTGCCGCGAAACCGAATTCAACCCCCTGAATATTGCCGTGCTGACACTGTCAGATACCCGGGATGAGTCCAACGACACCTCCGGTGCCTTCCTGGCTGATGCCCTGACCGAAGCGGGGCACAGGCTCGTTGCCCGTCGCATTATCAAGGATGACAAATACCTTATCCGCGCCCAAATCTCCGCCTGGATAGCCGACCCCGAGGTTCAGGTGGTTATCAGCACCGGCGGTACCGGCTTTTCGGGCCGCGACAATACACCGGATGCCGTGATGCCACTGTTTGACAAGGCCATTGAAGGTTTCGGTGAGCTGTTCCGTTACCTGAGTTTCCAGGAGCTCGGCACATCCACGGTGCAATCACGCGCCCTTGGCGGCGTCGCCAATGGTACCGCCATTTTTTGCCTGCCCGGCTCCACCGGTGCCTGTCGCACCGCCTGGCGCGGCATTCTCAGCGAGCAACTGGATGCCCGCCATCGCCCCTGTAATTTTGTTGCCCATCTGAAATCCGCCAAGGAGATGCCTTCATCATGA
- the moaC gene encoding cyclic pyranopterin monophosphate synthase MoaC, with amino-acid sequence MMSAFTHLSDKGTAHMVDVTDKTVTEREARAEAYIEMAPATLAMILEGKHHKGDVFATARIAGIMAAKKTSDLIPLCHPLALTKVEVELEPEPEQSRVRITSLCKLSGKTGVEMEALTAASVAALTIYDMCKAVQKDMVISQVRLLEKRGGKSGHFKV; translated from the coding sequence ATCATGAGTGCTTTTACCCATTTGAGTGACAAGGGCACTGCCCACATGGTGGACGTGACGGATAAAACCGTCACCGAGCGTGAAGCCCGCGCCGAAGCCTACATAGAGATGGCGCCGGCCACGCTGGCGATGATCCTTGAAGGCAAACATCACAAGGGTGACGTATTCGCCACCGCCCGTATCGCCGGCATCATGGCGGCCAAGAAAACTTCCGATCTTATCCCCCTCTGCCACCCGCTTGCCCTGACCAAGGTGGAAGTGGAGCTGGAGCCGGAGCCGGAACAGAGCCGGGTCAGAATAACCAGTTTGTGCAAGCTTTCCGGAAAAACCGGGGTGGAAATGGAAGCCCTGACCGCCGCCTCGGTGGCCGCGCTGACCATTTACGACATGTGCAAGGCGGTCCAGAAGGACATGGTGATCTCTCAGGTACGTCTTTTGGAAAAACGTGGCGGAAAATCCGGCCACTTCAAGGTGTAA
- the moaD gene encoding molybdopterin synthase sulfur carrier subunit encodes MINVLFFAQVRELLGESSLTLDAGEGTATADALRQTLASRNDKWARVLASDKLLVAVNQTLCHWHTPIKDGDEVAFFPPVTGG; translated from the coding sequence ATGATAAATGTGCTTTTTTTTGCTCAGGTACGTGAGCTCTTGGGTGAATCCTCTCTGACACTCGATGCCGGTGAAGGCACGGCAACCGCCGATGCACTGCGCCAAACCCTGGCAAGTCGCAACGACAAATGGGCCAGGGTGTTGGCCTCTGACAAGCTGCTGGTGGCGGTGAACCAAACCCTGTGCCACTGGCACACGCCCATCAAGGATGGCGACGAAGTGGCCTTTTTCCCGCCAGTCACCGGAGGTTGA
- the moaE gene encoding molybdopterin synthase catalytic subunit MoaE — protein sequence MSQDRILVQTADFSVPEEYQRIAADNQDGAVVTFVGKVRDFNEGNQVSDLTLEHYPGMTEKVLEQIADQARERWPLNHLTIIHRVGTMHLGEQIVFIGVSSAHRKAAFAACEFLIDFLKTKAPFWKLETSDKGQGWVEARDADDQAAKAWEQ from the coding sequence ATGAGCCAAGACCGCATTCTGGTGCAAACCGCCGATTTCAGCGTGCCCGAAGAATACCAACGCATTGCCGCCGACAATCAGGATGGCGCCGTGGTGACCTTTGTTGGCAAGGTACGCGACTTCAACGAAGGCAATCAGGTGAGCGACCTGACCCTGGAACACTACCCCGGCATGACCGAAAAGGTGCTGGAACAAATCGCCGACCAGGCCCGTGAACGCTGGCCGCTGAATCACCTCACCATCATCCACAGGGTCGGCACCATGCACCTGGGCGAGCAAATCGTGTTTATTGGTGTCAGCAGTGCCCATCGCAAGGCGGCCTTCGCCGCCTGTGAGTTCCTTATCGACTTCCTAAAGACCAAAGCCCCCTTCTGGAAACTGGAAACCAGTGACAAGGGCCAGGGCTGGGTCGAGGCCCGTGATGCAGACGATCAGGCCGCCAAGGCCTGGGAGCAATAA
- the modA gene encoding molybdate ABC transporter substrate-binding protein yields MMLVRLVVLLILLGTGALGFARADTVTVAAAANIKFAMEDIARQFEQSSGHKLRVSYGSSGNFASQIRHGAPFELFLSADEQYVNRLQEAGVVQNNGVIYAYGQLALVAAKSSPLMLDNEFEGLRQLLKTGELKRFALANPDLAPYGERARALLQQAGLWDAIKDKLVLGENVSQAAQFAISGSAQGGIVALSLAVAPQFRAKANYLAIPEDQHQPLAQRMVLTPKASSAAKAFYDYLQGDAARKVFADYGFSLPTKAHGAP; encoded by the coding sequence ATGATGTTAGTGCGTCTTGTTGTGCTGCTGATACTGCTGGGGACTGGCGCCCTCGGGTTTGCCCGCGCCGATACCGTCACAGTAGCCGCGGCGGCCAACATTAAATTTGCCATGGAAGACATAGCCCGCCAGTTTGAGCAAAGCTCGGGTCACAAGCTGAGGGTGAGCTACGGCTCATCGGGCAACTTTGCCTCACAAATCCGCCATGGCGCGCCCTTTGAGCTGTTTCTGTCCGCCGACGAGCAGTATGTAAACCGCCTGCAAGAGGCCGGTGTGGTACAAAACAATGGCGTTATTTACGCTTATGGCCAGCTGGCTTTGGTGGCAGCCAAATCCTCACCGCTGATGCTGGACAATGAGTTTGAAGGTTTGCGGCAACTGCTGAAAACCGGCGAGCTCAAGCGCTTTGCGCTGGCCAATCCGGATTTAGCCCCCTATGGCGAGCGCGCCAGAGCCCTGCTGCAACAGGCTGGTCTGTGGGACGCCATCAAAGACAAGCTGGTGTTGGGTGAGAACGTCTCACAGGCGGCGCAATTTGCGATTTCCGGCTCGGCCCAGGGCGGCATAGTGGCTCTGTCGCTGGCGGTAGCGCCCCAGTTTCGTGCCAAGGCCAATTACCTTGCCATCCCTGAAGACCAGCATCAGCCGCTGGCACAGCGCATGGTGCTAACGCCAAAAGCTTCCTCAGCAGCCAAGGCGTTTTATGATTATTTACAGGGAGATGCCGCACGCAAAGTCTTCGCAGACTATGGTTTTTCCCTGCCGACCAAGGCCCACGGAGCACCCTGA